TCGATGAAGCCGCGGATCAGCGCGGCATGGGCGGCGGGTGCCTCGACGCAGGGGATATGCGCCGCACCCTCGATGATTTCGTAGCGCGCGCCGGGGATCAGGTCGGCAAACGACTTGACGAGTTCGGGTGGCGTCGAGCCGTCCTCACGGCCGACGATGCAGAGCACCGGCACCGCGATCTTTTTCGCAGCCTCGGTGAAATCCGCATCGCGGATCGCGGCGCAGGTGCCGCTGTAACCGGAGGTCGGCTGGCGCACCAGCATGTTGCAATAGGCCTGGTAGGCGGCGTTGTCCGGCTTTCGGAACGGCGCGGTGAACCATCGCTCCATGATCGCGTCGAGAATGCTGCCGATGCCGTTCTGTTCGACGGCGGCAATGCGCGCCGCCCAGGACTCGGCCGTGCCGATCTTGTGGGCCGTGTTGGAGAAGATCAGCGCCTTCACGAGGTCCGGCCGGGTGGCATACAGGCTTTGGGCGATCAACCCGCCGACCGAGAGACCGCAGATGATGACCTGGCTGAGCTGCAGGTGGTCGAGCAGGCCGGCAAGATCGGCCGCATGGTCGGCGATCGAATAGGGCGGATTGCCAAGGCCGGAAAGCCCGTGGCCACGCTTGTCGTAGGTCAGGACCGTATAATCCTCGGCAAGCTTGGGCAGTTCGTGATGCCAGATGCGGCTGTCGGTTCCGAGCGAATTGATGAACACGACGACCGGCTTTCCGTCGCCCGCGCGCTGGATGTCGTAGTGGATCACAATGTCGTTGATGTGTACAAACTGCATCAGCGCCTCCTCCCGTCTTGATAGATTGCACTAGTTTCCGGTTAGGTAAAATGATATTTCAGCATGATCCCCTAACCCCAGGGTTATTTGATCTTGATCAATTCCCGAGTCAAGTTTCGGCACTTGCATACATTCGTCGAGGTCGCGCGCCAGAAAAGCGTGGTCAAGGCGGCCGAAATCCTGCATGTCAGCCAGCCGGCCGTCACCAAGACCATCCGCGAGCTCGAAGAGGCGCTGGGCGTCGCCGTGTTCGAGCGTGAGGGCCGCGGCATTCGCATCACGCGCTACGGCGAGGTGTTCCTCCGGCATGCGGGCGCGGCGCTGACGGCACTCCGCCAAGGCATGGATTCCGTCTCGCAGGAACTGTTCGATGCCGCTCCTCCGGTCCGGATCGGCGCGCTTCCGACCGTTTCCACCCGCGTGATGCCGCGTGCCATGACGCTGTTCCTCGCCGAAAAGACCGGCAGCCGCGTCAAGATCGTGACGGGAGATAATGCCGTTTTAATGGAGCAGCTCCGGGTTGGCGAGCTCGACCTCGTGGTGGGTCGTCTGGCATTGCCCGAAAAGATGACCGGCCTGTCTTTCGAACATCTCTATTCGGAGCAGGTCGTCTTCGCCGTCCGCGCCGGCCACCCGCTGCTCGATGGCAAGCGATCGATATTCGAAGGCTTGGCCGACTATCCGGTGCTGATGCCGACGCGCGGCTCGATCATCCGGCCTTCGGTCGAACAGTTCCTGATCGCCAAC
This genomic window from Neorhizobium galegae contains:
- the pcaQ gene encoding pca operon transcription factor PcaQ translates to MINSRVKFRHLHTFVEVARQKSVVKAAEILHVSQPAVTKTIRELEEALGVAVFEREGRGIRITRYGEVFLRHAGAALTALRQGMDSVSQELFDAAPPVRIGALPTVSTRVMPRAMTLFLAEKTGSRVKIVTGDNAVLMEQLRVGELDLVVGRLALPEKMTGLSFEHLYSEQVVFAVRAGHPLLDGKRSIFEGLADYPVLMPTRGSIIRPSVEQFLIANGVASLPTQVETVSDAFGRAFVRSSDAIWIISAGVVAADIEDGVLATLPIDTSETRGPVGLTIRADANPSTPLSILMQTIRQAAVEIMPAR
- the pcaD gene encoding 3-oxoadipate enol-lactonase, yielding MQFVHINDIVIHYDIQRAGDGKPVVVFINSLGTDSRIWHHELPKLAEDYTVLTYDKRGHGLSGLGNPPYSIADHAADLAGLLDHLQLSQVIICGLSVGGLIAQSLYATRPDLVKALIFSNTAHKIGTAESWAARIAAVEQNGIGSILDAIMERWFTAPFRKPDNAAYQAYCNMLVRQPTSGYSGTCAAIRDADFTEAAKKIAVPVLCIVGREDGSTPPELVKSFADLIPGARYEIIEGAAHIPCVEAPAAHAALIRGFIEQLED